The following are encoded in a window of Saccharothrix longispora genomic DNA:
- the ispG gene encoding flavodoxin-dependent (E)-4-hydroxy-3-methylbut-2-enyl-diphosphate synthase: MSDGVMLGIPAMPPPVLSERRKTRQLMVGSVGVGSEFPVSVQSMTTTLTADVNATLQQIAELTAAGCDIVRVACPSQDDADALAAIARKSQIPVIADIHFQPKYVFAAIEAGCAAVRVNPGNIRKFDDKVKEIAAAARDHGTPIRIGVNAGSLDPRLMAKYGKATPEALAESALWEASLFAEHDFHDLKISVKHNDPVVMVRAYELLAERCDYPLHLGVTEAGPAFQGTIKSAVAFGALLRQGIGDTIRVSLSAPPVEEVKVGHQILQSLNLRPRKLEIVSCPSCGRAQVDVYTLAEQVTAGLEGMEVPLRVAVMGCVVNGPGEAREADLGVASGNGKGQIFVKGQVIKTVPEHQIVETLIEEAMRLAEEMGESVEGGEPVVSVG; this comes from the coding sequence ATGAGTGACGGCGTCATGCTCGGTATCCCGGCGATGCCGCCTCCGGTGCTGTCGGAACGGCGCAAGACCCGCCAGCTCATGGTGGGGTCCGTCGGCGTCGGGAGCGAGTTCCCGGTGTCGGTGCAGTCGATGACGACCACCCTCACCGCGGACGTGAACGCGACGTTGCAGCAGATCGCGGAGCTGACCGCGGCGGGCTGCGACATCGTGCGGGTGGCGTGCCCGTCGCAGGACGACGCGGACGCGCTGGCGGCGATCGCGCGCAAGTCGCAGATCCCGGTGATCGCGGACATCCACTTCCAGCCGAAGTACGTGTTCGCGGCCATCGAGGCGGGCTGCGCGGCGGTGCGGGTCAACCCCGGCAACATCCGGAAGTTCGACGACAAGGTCAAGGAGATCGCCGCGGCGGCCCGCGACCACGGCACGCCGATCCGGATCGGGGTCAACGCCGGGTCGCTCGACCCGCGGTTGATGGCGAAGTACGGCAAGGCCACCCCGGAGGCGCTGGCGGAGTCGGCGCTGTGGGAGGCGTCGCTGTTCGCCGAGCACGACTTCCACGACCTGAAGATCAGCGTCAAGCACAACGACCCGGTCGTCATGGTCCGCGCCTACGAGCTGCTGGCCGAGCGGTGCGACTACCCGCTGCACCTGGGGGTGACCGAGGCCGGTCCGGCGTTCCAGGGGACCATCAAGTCGGCGGTGGCGTTCGGCGCGCTGCTGCGCCAGGGCATCGGCGACACGATCCGGGTCTCGCTGTCCGCGCCGCCGGTCGAGGAGGTCAAGGTCGGCCACCAGATCCTCCAGTCGCTCAACCTGCGCCCGCGCAAGCTGGAGATCGTGTCCTGCCCGTCGTGCGGGCGGGCCCAGGTGGACGTCTACACGCTCGCCGAGCAGGTCACGGCCGGTCTGGAGGGCATGGAGGTGCCGCTGCGGGTGGCCGTGATGGGCTGCGTCGTCAACGGTCCCGGCGAGGCCCGCGAGGCCGACCTGGGCGTGGCCTCCGGCAACGGCAAGGGCCAGATCTTCGTCAAGGGCCAGGTGATCAAGACCGTGCCCGAGCACCAGATCGTGGAGACCCTCATCGAGGAGGCCATGCGCCTCGCCGAGGAGATGGGCGAGTCCGTCGAGGGCGGTGAACCGGTCGTCTCGGTCGGCTGA